The DNA segment CGAGCATGTGATGTGCACAGTCTTGAGCAGTTGAAGACAGCTCTGTGGTTTACAGTCACTGTCATTGGAGGCCTTTTGATGTCTCGTCTTTTTTTAGTTGAAAGAATGTCTTGTTTTCCGCTCGGCCTTGAGCCCAGCTTTGTACGTTAGAAGTGCAAGTGACTTTTCTTTcctgtttttacagttttgcttGTATCTTCTTCATTCATACATTTAGGTTCATGTTgcacaatctaaaaaaaaaacaaaacagaagttTCTAAGTTTTCTCGTTTTTGTAGGCAGCTGTACGCCAGCTGTCATGTGGACATGTACTATACGATGACAGATATTCTTCAAAGTACCTTTAAGCAATTTGTAAACACCATGGTGTATGAACATGGTCATCATTCACtaccatttttatatatatatatttaaatatttaccatctggAACAATACATTTTCCATGGCACTACCacagtactttttttctttaagacttgtttatttttggttaCGATGCTCTTCTGTAGTTTATTTGCCTAACATAAAATCCACCTTTTCATAACCGTAGGTTGCTTTTAAATGGAACACAGCCTTATACTGGAGAACAATAGGATGAACTCACCATAGGAAACAACTAATCTAAGTTACACTCAGAGGAAAGACTTTAAAATGGAAGGGAAGTGGATGTAGTCTGTTGGGCGGGTGGATTTagctttaaatgaatcaaaacaaaAGTTGGAATGGCTACCAGTTAGTTGGAAATGACAGTATTGGGTCAAACTtgattataaaacagtattgaAGAGGATAATAAAAACAGCCATTGATGTATGCAATCTGAGTTATGGCCATGCAAAGCATGCAGCTTCCTTCCTGAGCGTGCTTCATAGGAATTTAGGAAAATTCCTAATTTTGTATTCAGGAAGCACATCATGGGTCAATACAATGTGTTTTGTTCTATCAGCAGTATATCCATAGACTCATAGAGACCAGAATATCATAGACTTGGGGTGGGACAAAACCTCCTAGCATTATGATTACAAGCATCATTAACATTTTCTCCAAGAAATGTGCAGTGTTAAAAAAAGCATATACTTAAGTGGGATACACCCGCCTTGTGTGATCCAACCTGTTTGCgaaattgtgtgtttgtgttgatgCGGTTGGTTACTGTCTGAAAGTGTTAGTTAAGAGAATTGAAAATAAACTGGCGTAAACTGTCCGTGTCAGCTCTCTAGAGACCATGTAGACTGACTAATCCAATGACTGAGTGGGTGGATTACCTTCCCTGTCTCGTGAAGCACCATCAGTCATATCATGCTCAAGAAAACCACCACCACCACTGGTCTAAACATTCACACACCCAAGATCAGATAGCTTTTTTAACAAGTGACAACTTGAAATTTGCCTTCGTAATCCTTGTGTATTTTAACCTGCAATTAAATCCAGCTTTGCATTTATTCTCACTTCTTCATTCAGATTTCCTTATTATGAATTAGATCACTCAAGTGAACATTTTGTCTTGTACTCACCGttatgtctttccaaaccaAACTACCTGGTTGGTAGTTACACACTGAAGCTTTCAATTTTCAAAAAGGACACAAATGCATTaaagtattataaaaacaatccaAATAGCTATATTCCAAGTCTGATGACGAGACCTAaatattagatgttttttttttatatatatatattatttaacatttcatttggATCTATTTAATGAATCGATTGATTCTGACATGACTCATACTGATCTCGTTCTCATCAACTCACTGACCTAATGATTCGGCTCATAGGAAGAgaatgttttggaagtgaattaaCTGTAacagaactgtcatttttaagtggactatccctttaagaaaagtcCTTTGAATTTGTAGACGAGTTGAACTCGCGCTGTCAGAAGATTCACACACCCACGGTTACATGCACCAACAAGTCCATGCATGGGGCACTAAATGCTCCAGTTACTATCGCTCGTACACTTCACGTTCGCTTCCTGCTCACATTGACCATGCAAATGTCAATCCTCCTTAATCGGACATAGCTTTGAAGCCAGAGGCAAATATATCTTGGTTTGGGATTTCATACATTTGTCATGCAAATCAGGCAGTAGAGGTATCCGCAAGCACAGCGTAAATTCTTCTGGCCTGTAGCTTTGATAAGCATCTCGCTCAAAGCAGAAAGAGCCACTGGAAAAGCTTTGTACTCACTCTGTTAACCTTTAACCCCTGAGTAAGCATGAAGTAAATTGGGTGATTTCCTTTTAGATTAGGTAAGAGCGGTTCCAAGGTTTCACCTGCTTCTCGGTTGTCAAGTTTTGTCAACTATTATTCTTGAATAATGCTTACAGCTATATGAAGTTAAAATATAAAGGCTGAGTTCGCCTACTTCCCAGATAGCTGTTTGGACAGATCCAtgttgaaaaatacaaatacataggGTAAACTAGCCTAAAGTGGTTTGGTGTGGTTTTAGAGGGGGTTGGCTTACTTTGAGCAAACCATCTTAGACCAGCAAACAACCGTGGGATAGTTTAAGCTGTTGTTCAGCAGATATACTATGGTAGTACCATGGTATTCTTTGAAGTGCCATGCATTTTTGTATACTATAAATTACCATGGTATCATCTGATACCATCATTTTGTTGCTGCAGTACATTTTTGTAAGGTATGTAGAGAAAGTGTGTTTATCTGTCCTTGGGCCTTTGGTTGGGGCCGGGACAAACTTCACTGCCAAGTGGACATTCCTGCACGGTAACACTATTCACAAACCTTTGCCAAACCCACCAACATGGTCAAAAGGCCTTGGGGTCAGATATTCTCCATTAATCCTCCAGACCAGCCCACTTGGCTTGACCTAATGTGGTCAGACAAGCCAGAGTCCTCGACAGTATCCATGAACCTAACCCAACACTCCCTCGCTCATTCCTTCCCCATGGAGGAGGATGATGGGTGTGGAGATCATTCCAGTGTCTCTTTGCAGTTAATTGTACTTTTCTCTGACTAACAGAACTAGACCACACAGCTGTGCAAGACAGGTGGCAGAACTTTTTGAGGATAAACTTGCACCCTTGTATCATGGTGGCAATTTGTTCACATGGGAATATTTGAATCGTCTCCATGTTTAAGGAGGAAGGCAAACACACAACTTGTCATATGATCTATGAGTGGTGAATAGTGGTGAGAACATGATTAGTTGGTTGTAATTGGGTGGTTTTGAAACTGGACCAGTGCCCGTGTTTACTAGGAGAGGACACATTGCTCAAGCAGGCGGGAGCTGATAGCTACTGTGTACCCCTGTCAGTGTGAAAACACAAGCTTGACTGCACTGTAACATGTGTTTGGACAAGTTCTCCTTTCACTCATGCCCTGCCTGTTGGTGCCTGTATCAAAATACAATGCTCTTTGGTTTCACAGATAATTTCAACAAGAATGGAATGAGTGCAGGGTGCGGGGTGATGAAATTACCCCTTGAAGAGACTGTCTCaacacatttttcatttctgatcAAGGCTTGCATTGACGGATTCCTTTAGTTAAATGTAGTTATTTTGAAGTGGACAGTTGTGCAGTCAGTGTCATAAAGCTAGGCctattgcatgtgttttttctcACTAAGAAAGAGCTGATGCCAAACCTAGTCAGTTTGCCTACCTAGTCCACATTTGAAGGTGTCAGGGGTATGCTTCTGAAATGAAGGGTTTCCACTCTGGCCCTCGAGGTCCACTTTAgtacagtttagctccaaccttgatcaaactctCCTGCCAGTAACTTTCTAGTAATCCCAAGGACCTTGATTAGCTTCTTCAGGTgtatttgattagggttggagctaaacctcaagggccagagttgagaactcCTATTCTTAAGCAGTATCTTACATATTCATGTAGAACAGGGTTGGGCAacttcggtcctggagggccactgtcctgcggagtttagcttcaaccctaatcaaacacacaaacaagctaatcaatgtcttcaagaTCACTAGTAAGCTGTaagcaggtgtgtttgattagggttcaAGCTAAAGTCTGCAGGACAGTGACCCTCCGGGACCGAAGATGCCCATTCCTGATGTAGAaggcaatcccagaatgcagCAACAAGGTGATTTGTTAGTTTGCTTGATGAAATGTTGCTGCATTTTTTAATGACCTCTGCTCAACTTTGTTGCATTGCCAGTTTGCTTGGGCGACTGCAGTTTTCATCAGCTATGCCACAAGTACAAGTAGTCGAGTACAAAACAAGGACACTAATTGTATATTTGGGAAATCCTTAATGGTTTTTCTTTCTGTATGTATGCAGGGATCGGCAAGGTGAAACGGAAGACAGGCATGCGTGAAACGGCCTCTAACGCAGACTCTGACTTCTACCCGGACAATGGCGAACGTCTGTATGACCTAAACCTTCCTGCGCTTGTCAAATTCAGCTACACGGCCGAACGAGAAGATGAGTTGTCGTTGGTTAAAGGCACAAGGGTCATTGTCATGGAAAAGTGCAGTGATGGCTGGTGGAGGGGGAGCTACAATGGCCGTTCGGGATGGTTCCCATCCAACTACGTGACGGAGGATGCAGATGGATCGGCGAGCAACGATTCTGCCGGCTTGTCTGAGAAATTGGCTGCTGTTGTTCACAGTGCAAATGGCAACAGAGTGCTACACACAGTACAGGCACTCTACCCGTTCAGCTCAGGCAACGATGAAGAGCTGAACTTTGAGAAGGGGGAGGTTATGGATGTTGTGGAGAAGCCAGAAAACGACCCAGAGTGGTGGAAGTGCCGCAAAGCCGACGGGCAGATGGGACTTGTGCCGAAGAACTACGTAACTGTTCTGCAGGAGTCGCACAACTCTGCCAGCATGGCTGGGCCGCCCACACCTGACTGTGACTACATTGAGCCTTCATCCAGTGGACGCTTTGCTGGCAAGCAGTGGTACTACGGGAAGGTGACGCGTCATCAAGCAGAAGTGGCGCTCAACCAGAGGGGCATAGAGGGAGACTTTCTTATCCGGGACAGTGAGTCCTCAGTAAGTAGACAGAAATGTTTCTCCTTATATTCCGATAAATATGCGGAGATTCCTGCTTTGAACAGTTAaccattttttccttttctttttctagCCCAATGACTTTTCAATATCGTTGAAAGCTCAGTCCAAAAACAAGCATTTCAAAGTCCAACTGAAGGACAACCTGTACTGCATTGGACAACGCAAGTTTAACACAATGGAGGAGTTGGTGGAACACTACAAAAAGGCGCCCATCTTTACCAGCGAACAGGGCGACAAACTCTACCTGGTCAAGGCTCTGGCTGCCTCCTGATCCAAGTAGAAAGAATATCCAGTTACCAATGACTACACTTTCAGACAGACTGGGAATATCAAGCATTCCAAGAAAGGGAGGTACAGGGAGAGATGGACAATGGACTCCCGTTCATTCGCTTCATTCGGAAACTTGCTCGAATTTCATTGAGGGACACGCCCAGTGTATCAAAATACAGTATGTTTAGACCATAGGAGATGCAGTGTATTTTGATGTCAACATGTATTAGAATTACAACCTATGTCTTcttttgttaatatatatatatatacttttcattgttttgaaaatgtatttttcatttgttctgTAACTTCCctgccaattttttttaaactgtcctTTAAAGCTTCTGCTGTTGAAGTCCTAACTGCAGAAGAACTTGTTTCAAAGGTCTCACATACTGTCTGTTAATGCCTGCATTGCCTGAACCACACAGAACTGTTGAAATCGACGTAATCTGCTATATTTATTAGGAAtcaacatttctgcaaaatgctCCAACAATAAAAGTGAGTGACCAAAACCAATATTCACAATTAGGCACAATCATTTTGGGATTAATCTTGAACTATAGTCTTGCAACTGCATGTTTCCAACATTACATCATGCTTGAAAAGGATGACATCTATATTTATAAGGGGGAAAGTTACAGAAGTTCTGCTTCTCTGACAATCAAGGTGCCGATTATTGTGGTTAGAGTCCAACTAACTTTATCCAGAATCCATGCTATGCCATAAGTATGATATGTCTCCGCTTTGTCAAAGGGCTTAGCTGTGATTAATGTCTTCTACtagacatttatttgaatgaatatgGGAGTTTGTGCAAGATTTGCGGACCTTTATTGGAGCCTGAATTGCAATGCCATGACTGGAGATTAAAGAAGATTAAACCACACTGGTGCACACAATAGGTCTTTTATGATTCAGTGTTTTACTAATAAAAGCTGTCTTTCATGATCAAGGCTGCAATCGCATTACAACTGATTTAATGGGTATGGTTTTTGATATCGTGGTGGTGGTGGATTGATTTAAAGTTTCATCAGGTGTTTGCTTTTGCTTTCCTTGCCTCTGATTTGGTTGCTTACTTTCTCAAATGAGCATATGTATTGTAGTCTGGAGGATGAATGAAAGTGTGTCAGCATGAAGGTAGCATTGTGAGCTCAGGTTTCAAGGAAGGATCCACTTTGCTTGTTGATAAAGATCTACAGTGCTGCTTCCTTTTCGTTTTCAACAGTTTATGATAAACGGTGAGGGATGTTCCATTGAGGATCAGATGTTTATATGTAAAACTTCATAGATAAGTATCTTTGGTGGACCAGGCAATGGGAAACACACTTCCCTGGACACGTCTCTGTTTCAAGTTGGAAAAACATGGAAGTTCCTTTTCTCAAGACTTACGAGTAGGGTGATGATCTAGGCTCTTCTCCAGGGGACCATCACTATGACCGTGATTACTTCTCCAGCTGTTTGGAGCTGGACTAGGGCCAAAAGTTGAGGAATGGGGATTTTTGGGGGGAGTGTGTGGAAAGAAAGGAAATCACTGAGACATGCAGAGTTTACTTGAGTGATTTACTCTTGAAGTAAGTGTAAATGTCAGATTTCTATCAATGTGACCAGTTTAGATCAATGTCATATAaagtggttctcaactggttttgcttcaggacCAAGTGGCGACTCAACAGAACTAAGCATTATGCACCTTTCTACTACCTTGAGTAGTTTTGTTcatggtttttaaaaacaagGCAATGCCAAGCAACCAGACCTTGGATAATGTCCCAGTTTTGGGTTTTGACTAACCAGTTGAGATCCACTTGTTTTGGATGAGGGATTTCTGAGAAGTGTAGTCTTATCACATAGTTTGTGCTTTAAAATGTGCCTTCATCTCATTTGTTGGAACCAAAGTGTTGGTGTTCCTCTACGCTGTTATAAAGGTGCACACGTTGATATTTGAGTATTGCTTTGCATATGCATAATACACCTGTGATAAATGACTGATGTGCACAGACCATGTCCTGATCATACAAACATCCCTGTTGGGGAAATGATCATGATTTGTGATCTAAAGTGAccttaccacatagaccagggGTGTCTGATCCTACTCCTGGTGGGCCAAcgtcctgcagaatttagctctAACCAGTTTGAACACACTTGTCTGGAAGATTCTAGTCAGTCTGTGTGGTGTTTAATTAAGGCTGGAACTAAACCCTGCGAGACAGTCGTCCTTCAGGAATAGGTTTGGACACCACTGATTTAGACCTTAGTCAGGGTAAAAGCCATATTTAAATTTAGTGGATTATACCAGGGGTGTTCAGTCCTGATCCTGAAGGGTCCACTTTCATACAGGGTTTAgctcaggggtgtccaaacctaTTCCTGAAGGGCTACTGTTTTGCAGGGTAtaactccaaccctaatcaaatatTCTTCAGATTCACtagaacaggggtgcccaaacttggtcctggagagtcaagctcttactaggcatactagaaaatTCCTGGCAAGTTGGGGCTAAACTCTGCGGGACACAGCCTCTTCAGGATCGTTTGGGAACCCCTGCACTAGAACATAAGTCTTCAACCCTGCTTCTAGAGacccactttcctgcagagttcagctctaaCCCCAATGAAActcacctgaaccagctaatcaaggtctttggATCACTTGAAAATTCACAGGCCAGGTGTGCTGAAGGAGATCGGAAAgaaactttgcaggacagtggGTCCAAAGGAGCAGAGTTGAAGACCTATGCCAGGGATAGGCAGTGTCAGTCCTGGAGTGTCAgtgtcttgcagagtttagctctaacctcaatccaacacacctgaacaagctaatcaaggtcttcaggattactagggcTACAAGcaggtgaggtttttttttttcagggctggagctaaactctgcaggacatcagcATGCCAGGACAGATGTTGCCTATCCCTGATCTATGCGCTGggacaggggtgcccaaacttggtcctggagtgccggagtcctgcagagtttagcttcaaccccaattagacacacctgaaccagctaatcaagttcTTACTAGACATGCAAGAAAGTTCCTAGTAGAcatgttgaggcaagttggatctAAACTTTACAGGACACCGACccccaggaccaagtttgggcacccctgcactAGAAACTTACCAGCACAAGTTTTGAAGGTGGTTGGTGCTAAATTTTGCAGGAcgttggccctccaggagcaggataaTTAGACATCCCACTTTAGCTCTAACACAGCTGTCTGAAAGTTTCTACCAGTCTTGAAGACCTTgatttcaggtgtgtttaattaggctTGGAAGTAAATTCTGCAAGAAGTTTGCTATCTAAGACAGTGGTTCCCAAATCCTTGTTCTGGAGAGCTTTCAACACTCAACATTTTTGACACATCTCTTGTATGACACGCATTTGAATGTTTTGTCTTGGAGCCtttactaatgagctgatgagttgcatcaggtgtgtttgattagggagaCATCTAATATGTGCAATGTTGGGGGGGTATCCAGAAACCAGGATTGTGAAACACTGATCCAAGGGTGGGACACATTTCAGTTGGCAACAAACCTAAATCTTTGCTTCACAGTTTTAATTTGTCTTACTCTTGACTAAGGTATGTAGGCCCAACAAACATGGTTACCTATTAGCATCTGTGCTGGATGTAAGAGTACACCAGTGCTGTAGACTGGTAGATATACCTTACAGCTTACAAGGTAACCAAGGATTGAAAGTAGTATTGCTGTTGTCAATCATGTACACAGCATTTTTATTCTTATAAGTTGTCAccttttctgtcttttctttttgGAACACAGTGTTGTTCAGTGATTTTCGAACTGTTTACATGAAACCTTTTTGGGCCAGGATGATC comes from the Labeo rohita strain BAU-BD-2019 chromosome 24, IGBB_LRoh.1.0, whole genome shotgun sequence genome and includes:
- the nck1b gene encoding cytoplasmic protein NCK1 isoform X1 encodes the protein MTEEVIVIAKFDYMAQQDQELDIKKNERLWLLDDSKSWWRVRNATNKTGFVPSNYVERKNSARKASIVKNLKDTLGIGKVKRKTGMRETASNADSDFYPDNGERLYDLNLPALVKFSYTAEREDELSLVKGTRVIVMEKCSDGWWRGSYNGRSGWFPSNYVTEDADGSASNDSAGLSEKLAAVVHSANGNRVLHTVQALYPFSSGNDEELNFEKGEVMDVVEKPENDPEWWKCRKADGQMGLVPKNYVTVLQESHNSASMAGPPTPDCDYIEPSSSGRFAGKQWYYGKVTRHQAEVALNQRGIEGDFLIRDSESSPNDFSISLKAQSKNKHFKVQLKDNLYCIGQRKFNTMEELVEHYKKAPIFTSEQGDKLYLVKALAAS
- the nck1b gene encoding cytoplasmic protein NCK1 isoform X2; translation: MDMANLFKHFFRIGKVKRKTGMRETASNADSDFYPDNGERLYDLNLPALVKFSYTAEREDELSLVKGTRVIVMEKCSDGWWRGSYNGRSGWFPSNYVTEDADGSASNDSAGLSEKLAAVVHSANGNRVLHTVQALYPFSSGNDEELNFEKGEVMDVVEKPENDPEWWKCRKADGQMGLVPKNYVTVLQESHNSASMAGPPTPDCDYIEPSSSGRFAGKQWYYGKVTRHQAEVALNQRGIEGDFLIRDSESSPNDFSISLKAQSKNKHFKVQLKDNLYCIGQRKFNTMEELVEHYKKAPIFTSEQGDKLYLVKALAAS